Proteins encoded together in one Candidatus Xianfuyuplasma coldseepsis window:
- a CDS encoding YlbF family regulator: MTAIDRLIESLQNDPTVRRFQELERIIDQDMNLQQQYNELLDAQKIMVQRQVKKHPQYNDAKETYQLLREQLMQHVLMSEYLDLLEQINGDLKWIQEIIESEISKDFD; this comes from the coding sequence ATGACGGCAATTGATCGCTTAATTGAATCGTTACAAAACGATCCAACAGTACGGCGTTTTCAAGAACTTGAACGAATCATTGACCAAGACATGAATTTACAGCAACAATATAACGAGTTACTCGATGCCCAAAAGATAATGGTTCAGCGTCAAGTGAAGAAGCATCCACAATATAATGATGCGAAAGAAACCTATCAATTGTTAAGAGAACAACTTATGCAGCATGTCTTGATGAGTGAATATTTGGATTTATTAGAACAAATCAACGGTGATCTAAAATGGATTCAAGAGATCATTGAATCAGAAATTAGTAAAGATTTTGACTAG